GAAACAGCCCAGCCACATGGAAGCTGCGCACTTCGGGGATCTTGGTACGTCGCCTAAATTAGCACTCAACGTCAAAACGGGATCTGCGACTAGTACCATTTAAGTAGGATTTCCTGTCGTTTTGACGTGATGATCACTTGGTAGAATCATGGCCTCGAATCTGCTTTCTAGTCCTCAGGCACATTTTTGTGAGTTCATTCCTTAGGAATGCAAGTTACTGTTTGTGCTGTCTTTAGTCATTCACAACTTGGGTAAGTTAGGCTATTTCTggattgaaatgagtttgtcactagtagacatccagtccatttgaactgaggAAGAAAATTACATCTTCGGATACGAACCAGGCTGGACGAGAAGTCACCATCTTTAGTCCAAAAAGTCTTTACATATTCGTCTTAAATATAAGACGGACAAATGTAGGAAATGCATGCTTCTTTATAATTCTCTTTTAACTGCCCCCAATGTTTCAAACTGAAAAATGTGTTGCTAAGTGGATTAGTTCCTTTCCTAATCACTGGCTAAATACAAGTTGTGGCGTTGAATAAATGATTGTATGAAATATTGAGCGTAATAATTCAGGCATAATAATAATCTTGTGACTACTCTGCTTTTAGCTAACCAACTTTAAAGTTTAACAAGTAAAGAAATGCACACAATCTAGATATAAATGCAATCAATAAATATAATGTTTATATTGAATTTATGTAGTCATGTAACAGCATTTTATATCCACGAGCTGAAATAATGACTCTTTCTGTGCTATTTTAATGTATTAAGATGCAACTAAAATTTCCCTGCAGCTGTTTTGAAACATCGGAGCTacattttttagttatttatttatcttaataTAATCTTCACTCcctttttatgtgtgtgtgtgcatgacaGGTCATTCCAGCGTGAACTATCATCCCCAGGAGACCCGCTCTCGGCTCTCCAAAACAGTGGACCAAGTGCTCCGGGACCACGTGGCCATCCCCCATTACGTGCGCTTTATGGAGCGTCAGGGTACCGATCACTTGGTTCGATTCTGGCTGGAGGCCGAGAATTTCCGATCCGCTAGCTGGTCACGGGTGCGAGCGCACAGCCTCAACTCGGTCAAACACAGCTCGTTGGCCGAACCCGTCACGGGCGGCGTAGATGGATCCAAGGTGGTGCCGGAGCTCCCCCTCCACAATTTAATGGCCCTGGATTGGAGCAGTACAGGAGTTCCAGGACAGCCCATGCAATTGGAAACCACCTACGCCCAAGTGGGCTCGAGTCCCGGAACGCCACGGCTCAAAACAGCCGACCGCCAGAACCCCTCCAGGACGGGGACGCCTTCCAAAGCGCAGCCGAACAACACCCTGCGAGATCTCTCCAACCAACTCATGAAAAGTAGGACCGTTTATTGGTGTAACAAAAGCTAGTGTTTACAAAaccctgtaaaaaaataacagtaaatatCCTCAGTCAGTGAACATGATTTGGGACCGCCCCCCCTGAGTCTTGAGTTGGATACTTTTGAGTCACATTAGAAAATGGAACCCAACTTAATAGTAAGATCATCAGTTCATGTATAGCTATTTTAATTTAGGGGTGTCTTGGTTTAGGTATCGAAAAAGACGCGGTGACCATCTTTACCAAGTACGTCTCTCCCGATGCTGTGAGGCCCATTCCCATCACGGAACCGACTCGAAATGATATCGTTGGTAAGGTAGACTTATGAGATGATTAACatggaaataatattttttaatgtggtcCTGCTCTTTCTGTGATTAGCCAAGATTTGCGGAGAAGATGGCATGGTGGACCCAAACTGCTTTGTCTTTGCACAGTCCGTCGTCTTCACCATCTTGGAGCAACAGTAAGATTCTGCTCGTGTTAATAGTCACACAGCTCTGGTTACTGTTTGACGTATGATTCTTGTTTAAAGTTTTACTGTGAAATGCATTCCTAGGTACTTCATGGAATTCCTGCGGAGTCACCATTTCTGTAAATACCAGATTGAAGTGTTGACGAGTGGCTCGGTGTTCCTGTCTGACATTATGTTCTGCGAGTCAGCTCTCTTCTACTTTTCCGAGGTAAGTTGACCCAGATGTTAGCAAAACATTTCATAAATTAAATAGAACCATTGTTCCTCACGTTCAAGTTTACAGCCTCACAACATCTCTGTGTATTCAtcacactgattttttttgctttatggACGCGCATCTTTATGAAAAGAGATTTGCTCTTGCAATGCATTTCATCACTTCCTGGTCTGGTTGCACttatttttgtaaaagaaaaatgtcagtGTGTCTAGTGGTGAGTGATTGATTCTGGAAGCTGACTAAAATAGGGTCTGCTTATACAAAAGGATGATGTAATCTTTGTATTTAATACATGGAAAATcaacaagaaaaagaaaccacACACAGTGCTAGCAaacaattcagtttttttccccctctaaaTTTGAAGTACATGGAAAAGGAAGAGGCCATGAATGTACTGCAGTTCTGGCTTGCGGCGGACAACTTTCAAAACCAGCTGGCAGCCAAGAAGGGCCAGTATGATGGCCAGGAAGCCCAAAATGACGCCATGATCCTTTACGACAAGTAGGTGCAAGTTTGGTCAAGTTGGGGTTAAATTAAAGCAATTTCCTCAATATTCTTTTGAATGATTTTCTCCATTTCTTAGGTATTTCTCACTCCAAGCTACAAACCCTTTGGGATTCGGCGATTCGGTACGCATGGAGATCGAGTCCAACATCTGCCGAGAGGGAGGCCCTCTACCCGAGTGTTTCACAACTCCTCTAAGACAAGCGTGGACCACCATGGAGAAGGTAAAGAAGAAAAGTTGCCACCTTTCCAAAAAGGCTCCCCTTTGCACATTACCGCCCGCTGTGCTTGCGTTCAGGTGTATATGCCAGGCTTCCTGTCTAGTAACCTTTACTACAAATACCTGAGTGACCTCCTCAATTCGGTGCGGGCGGACGACTTTGTGAATGTCAACACGCCGGGTCAGGGCGGGTCGGCGGAGAACGAGCGCTCAAGTTCAAGCGGCGGCGAAGCTTCTCTATCCCAGGTGACCTGACCTAACCTTCATTCGTGTCCTGGAGGAACGATGCAAGCGGGGGCTGTTGGATGACTtttactcaattttttttaacgcgTTCACTGCCAATGGTCGGGTTTCACTGACATTTTCGGCCATGGATGGCCGATGGGGTTgttagccaatgagttcatgtcTTGAAAGATTACTTTGTAAAGCACTGATGTACGTTATTCGTGTGGTGGTTATCCCCCGCGGCAGTCTTCTAGCAAAAAGGCAGCGATCAAGATTTTGAAAAACTTCGACGAGGCCATAACGGTGGACGTCGCTAGTCTGGACCCTGAATCTTTGTACCAGAGGCCATATGCTGGGTGAGTCTATTAGATTAttcttattatattattttatacatgttttttttaaatggagtgCAATTTATCCCTTTTCTGTAGACGCATGACTTTTGGCAGGGTGAATGAGTTGGGCCAGTTCATCAGGGAGGCAGAACCAGAACCAGATGTTAAGAAATCTAAAGGTATGAAATCTGCTCAAAGCTTCTTACTTGTAGTAAACACTAACAGTTCTAAGAGaaagatatttatatatatatcattttttttagggttcATGTTTTCTCAGGCCATGAAGAAATGGGTCCAAGGCAACTCAAATGAGGTTAAACATTTCTCCTGCCTTACCATGTTCTCAACAATGGCATTTAGTAAGACAGAAAAATAGAATGACATCTAACGTGCTTTAATTCTTAATTGAAGGCTCAGGAGGAAATGGCCTGGCAGATTGCTAAGATGATTGTCAACGATGTTGTGCAGTCAAACCACGACAGTCCTGGCAAGTCTACCAAGGTATCttttacacacactcacacatgcacacacacgtatCGACTTTTCATTGGTTTCTTTTCATTGCAGTTATGACCTGAGATGACCCCcctcttctctctctccctaCTAATGGGACGCCCTGCAACAAGCTAAAAGTACTGTACCTCATTGTTCCAACTCCACATGACTACGAAGACCTATCTTGTTCAGTTGAAGTGAAGGCCAGGCCTTTTTCATCACATGGCACGAAGTCTCTTAAAATGCCTTGTGCTTCTTAGGGCAACCTTGCACAAAAAAAGCATATGTCGGTCAAGACGGAAAGCCAACTGTTGCCCACTCTTAATTGTATTGTCTCATCTCCGACCTCCGGGGATGTCACACGGACTGAATTGTGCTCGTTTTCTTCACGACACTCCTCCTCATGTTTGCTTTTAAAGGACCATTCCTTGTTTTTAGAAAATATTCTTGCTCAACAACATAGCCAAATCCTCTGTTTGGAGCGTTAGCCTCTTTTTCATATGCACATGCTTCTTTAAGCCTTCCCTTCCTAAAATGTATTATGTCAAATGCTTTGGCGATTATGGAGATTTATTTGTAGATTATCTGCAAATGACAATGAGATAAAGGAAGATCTGATGCCTCTTGTGTGAGACTTCTCGGCACTTTTACAGAGCGTAGAATAAAAGAGCTCCTTACTGAATTGCATTGCTCCAGTTGTGATGGAAAACTCCATATTTTACAATGTGTATACAGTATATCTATACATAAGTATAATGTAGACCGGTTCATCCCATATATGATtgttagtactttttttttttaaatgtgaccatagtttttcttttttgtttgtgtgtgttgttttgGATGCATCTCAGAGACAACTGGACAAGTGCTCGATGAATtaaccagtttttttgttttcattttgagcCTTTACTGAGGTGTGGAAAAGATCCG
The nucleotide sequence above comes from Stigmatopora argus isolate UIUO_Sarg chromosome 22, RoL_Sarg_1.0, whole genome shotgun sequence. Encoded proteins:
- the akap10 gene encoding A-kinase anchor protein 10, mitochondrial — its product is MSFFKRKAKSKEPERAIDTKVRGGVSPHSPSPPLKNNHAKQDASGPSHVALSAISANMDSFARGRTATLKKQPSHMEAAHFGDLGHSSVNYHPQETRSRLSKTVDQVLRDHVAIPHYVRFMERQGTDHLVRFWLEAENFRSASWSRVRAHSLNSVKHSSLAEPVTGGVDGSKVVPELPLHNLMALDWSSTGVPGQPMQLETTYAQVGSSPGTPRLKTADRQNPSRTGTPSKAQPNNTLRDLSNQLMKSIEKDAVTIFTKYVSPDAVRPIPITEPTRNDIVAKICGEDGMVDPNCFVFAQSVVFTILEQQYFMEFLRSHHFCKYQIEVLTSGSVFLSDIMFCESALFYFSEYMEKEEAMNVLQFWLAADNFQNQLAAKKGQYDGQEAQNDAMILYDKYFSLQATNPLGFGDSVRMEIESNICREGGPLPECFTTPLRQAWTTMEKVYMPGFLSSNLYYKYLSDLLNSVRADDFVNVNTPGQGGSAENERSSSSGGEASLSQSSSKKAAIKILKNFDEAITVDVASLDPESLYQRPYAGRMTFGRVNELGQFIREAEPEPDVKKSKGFMFSQAMKKWVQGNSNEAQEEMAWQIAKMIVNDVVQSNHDSPGKSTKL